CGATATGAAATCTCCAAACCTAACCCGGTACCTGAACCAACCTCCTTGGTTGTAAAAAATGGCTCAAAAATTCGAGATTGAATTGCAAGGGGAATTCCTGGGCCGTTGTCTACAATCTCAACAACAATATAGTCTTTGTCTTTGGTAGTACGTACCCAAATTTCACCTTGTTCACCTAAAGCATCGATCGCGTTATCAATCAGATTAGTCCACACTTGATTCAATGCACTGCCATGAGCATGAATTTGTGGTAGATTTTGATCATACTCGCGTGTCACCACAATATTGTGCTTTCGCAATTTGTAGCGTAGAATTGTCAGAGTATTTTCCAGACCCTCATGTACATCTATCTTCAATAGTGAAGCCCGATCCATATACGAATAGTCTTTAATCGCCTTGACTATTTCGGAGACACGAGTAGTACCCTGTTCCAGTACCTTCAACTGCCCGATTATAGACAGCGTTGCTTCTAGCCAAACCAGCACATCACTAAAGGTCTTAGTTGCCATTCGTTCGCTAATCGCTTCTAACTTCTGATTGTTCAGCCCAGCAGCAACAAGGGTAGGAACAAGTTTCCACCCGTCACTCACATTATGTGACTCCAACCATTGCGTTAATTCATCTTCAAGATCAATCTGAACCAATGTGTCGGAAGAGTTTTGTGTATCAGTCTGTACAACGTGTTCAATAGCATCTTGCCTAAAGCTTAAGAGTTGTTTGAGTTGACTTTCTGTGAGATCTTGCCCAATCAGTTTGAAAGTAACAGCATCCAACGACTTAACTGTGTCCTGCAATTGACTTGCAGCTCTATGCGCTGCGGATACTGGATTATTTAATTCATGAGCAAGACCAGCAGACAAAGTACCCAAAGCAACGAGCTTTTCGTGTTGCTGAGATAACACCTGCAACTCTTGCATTCGAGAAGCCATATGACCGAGAACAATTTTTCTAACGGTTGGGCAAATAGTAATCATTTGCCAAAAATCATTCTCGTGCAGACAATAGATATGACTTCTACGCATTGCTTGCCCGCTTGCAAGGTGAGCTGTACCTGCAAGCAGAGGGACTTCACCAAAGAATGTACTACTACCGTATGTAGCTAAGAGGATTTTTTGGTTAACAATCTCTCGTGAAAGCTGGATTGCTCCTTCAAATACTATATAGAAGTACTCTACAGGATCTCCTTGGTGAAATAGCATGTCTCCTGAATTTAGCCATAATTCAGTACCATTGATAAAGCAGTTCAGCTCTTTTTCAGCCAAGTGTTCAAAAACTGATATCTTACGCAATGTCTCAAGCATGATCATTACCCGAAATATCGCTATACAGAAGCTAAATATTGGTGAATTAATTGAACAGCGATCGCTCCCTCACCAACTGCGGAAGCAACTCGTTTAACTGAGTTACAACGCACATCGCCGATGGCAAAAATACCTGGCACGTTAGTCTCAAGAAAGAAAGGATCGCGCTCTATTGTCCATCCTTTCGGTGACATCCCATTTCGGATTGCATTCGCTCCGGTAAGAATAAAGCCGTGTTCATCACGCTCTACAATATCTTGCAACCAATCGGTACGCGGCTTAGCACCAATAAAGCTAAACAAAGCATTGGTGGGAAGAGTTTCGACTTCACCTGTTATCGAGTTAAAAATGCTTATTGCCTCCAACTTGTCTTCTCCGATAAATTCTTTAACTTGAGTCAATACCTTGACGTTGATATTATCAATATCTTCAATCTGGTCAATCAAATATTGAGACATACTTTTTTTCAGTGAGTCCCCCCGAACTACAAGGTTAACGGAGCCTGCGTACTTAGAAAGATATACAGCCGCTTGTCCAGCCGAGTTACCCGCACCCACAATAAACACATCTTCGCCTTTGCAAGTAAGTGCTTCGGTCATAGCAGCGCCATAGTAGATACCTGCACCTGTCAATTTTTCACTTCCAGGGATGTTGAACTTGCGATAAGATACCCCTGTTGCAATAATCAAGGTGTGGGTGCTAAGTTGCGAACCGTCTGCTAGGGTGATCAATCGATATTGACCATTCAGACGCACATCAATGACTTCTTGCGGTGAGAGAATTTCTGTTCCGAACTTTTGAGCTTGTGTGACAGCACGTTTGGCTAAATCCCCGCCATGCACACCACCCGGAAAACCAAGATAATTTTCAATCCGCGAACTAGTACCTGCTTGACCTCCTGGCGCTTCTCGTTCAATCAGCACTGTGCGAAGCCCTTCAGAAGCCCCATAAACAGCTGCTGCTAAACCAGCTGGGCCAGCACCCACAATAGTTAAGTCATAAAACGGCATTTTGGGGCGTGTTTTTAGCCCTATTTTCTCGGCAATTTGGGTATTTGTTGGCTCTACAAGATGTGAACCGTCAGGGAAAATAACTAACGCCTGGCATTTAGTATCAGAACTAATAGTATAACTAACAAGGCGATCGCCTTCATCTGACTCAATATTTAGCCACTGATAAGGAACATGATTGCGGGCTAAGAAATCTTTGATTTGATACAATCTAGGCGACCAACGAGAACCAACAACGCGCACACCTTCAAAAGGTGGACGGAAACAAGCTTGCCAAACCTCAAGCAAATCGTTAAGTATAGGATATAAACGCTCTTCAGGGGGATCCCAAGGCTTCAAGAGGTAATAATCAATCTTGGCCTTGTTGATGGCACGGATAGCTGCGTTAGTGTCTGCATATGCTGTGAGTAAGACACGTTTGGTCAAGGGAAAGATTTCAATTGCCTGTTCTAGAAATTCCACACCGCTCATTTGCGGCATTCGCTGGTCTACAAGAAACAGGGCTGCTGACTCGTTACGCAACTTTAACTTTTGCAGCACCTCTAAAGCCGTCTTAGGCGAGTTGGATCGGACTACCCGGAAGCGATCGCCATACTCTTTACGTAAGTCAAGCTCGATCGCTTGCAAAACTTCTAAGTCATCATCTAATGTCAGTATTACAGGTTTAGCCATAAGTTCTTCAAAAATGCTGCTTCTAGCAACATTCAGCTAACGACACAATTCTTTTTTATAGTTGGTGTTTATTCAGTCTCCTCACAACTTTTTTATGTGAATTGAAGCTAATGAACTTTTAAGTTGTATAGGATAAATAAGCTTTGGAACCCAATCTATAAAAATTTTGTTTGAATACAAACAATATGCAAATTAAAGGTGTCAGCTAGTGGACTATGGCACTAATTGTTAAGGATAAATCAAACTTTTGCGATAGTCCACTAGTGGCAAGCTCAAAAAGGTTTTGCGCTTACTTACACGGTGGCTAATTCAACAGCATCATACTGCTCTAAAATAGTCACACCTTCACAGAATGCACCTTTCTTCAAGAAACCCAATACATTCTCATTTGCGCCAACTATATAGATATCAACATTACTACCCAGTTTTTGCTTGGTGAAAATGAGATATCGTAGACCAGCCGAACTTATAGATTTCAAATCCTCTAGTTGCAAGACTAGACGTTTGATGGAGTGGGCTGTTGCTTTTTGCAATTCTTCCTCAAGTAGTCCCACAGCATTGGCATCAAGTAAACCACTTAAAGATAGTTTGGCAGTACCTCCGCTGACTTCTAACAAAGTTGCATTGAAAAATACTTGTGTGGGAAGAAGTCGAACTCTAACTTTGATTTCGTCCTGAGTTGATGGCAGTTTGACTGTCAGGTTTTCGGCATCAAAATCCGAATAAGCCTGGCCATTAATCCAAACTTCGCCAATTTGAACACTGCCTGGTGGTAAAATGTCTGGCTGAACCCGGAGGATGTTATCTTTAAAAGCTCCTGGTTTTGGCTTGAAATACAAATCCATTGGCTTCTTAGTCAGCAATAGATTAGTATACACACAAGCTAAGTACGCCAGTTCAAACGAGTGGTAACCACTCATCGAGTGACTACCCTTACCCCTCTCAGTTCCTAACAAGTAGGGAAGTCCATTCGCCAAAACATTGAAGTAAATACCGCCATCTGCGTAATCGAGGAACCAAGCGTTATAGAAAGCTGCTGATTCACGCGCTAGTTTTTGATACTCAGAGTTATTTAGTGAACCAGCCAAGATTAGGTAGGCTAATATAGCTTGTTCTTGCTGCCACCAAGCTTTTCGGTCATGCCAAACAAAGCGATGTGTCTTCTGACCTGGTTCTAGGATGCGCTCTACTACATCGTACCACCCTCCACGTTGTTGGTCACTACCAACAGCAGGCATGATGTCTGCAATTTTTTCAGCTAAGGCAACATACTTCTCTTTTGGTTTGAGGTGGTGCATCCGCATCAGGTTCCAAGCGATTTTGAGGTTGTGACCTACAACTGCTCGATTCTGTTGCCATCCCCATGTTGTATCATGACTCCAATCTTCATGAAAACGTTCTTGAACAAATGGACTAGAGTCGAAGTCTGGAAAATGCTTTTCAATTGTGTCAAAAGTATACTCAAGTAAATCAGCATACTCCTTCTTACCACTCGCCAGCCAAAGATTGATTAAGTATGCTGGAGCATGGTCACCTACTGAGTTCCAATTCTTTTTCGCTCGGTTATGACCCAAGGTACTACTGTGGGGACTCAGAGTAATCGGATCAATGTGTGAGTAAAATCCTCCTTTGTCTGTTTTGTCTAGAAAATAGCGTTTGAACAGATTGAGAGTCAATTCAGTATCATTCAAGATACTAGGATCACC
Above is a window of Nostoc sp. UHCC 0702 DNA encoding:
- a CDS encoding cyclic nucleotide-binding domain-containing protein, encoding MLETLRKISVFEHLAEKELNCFINGTELWLNSGDMLFHQGDPVEYFYIVFEGAIQLSREIVNQKILLATYGSSTFFGEVPLLAGTAHLASGQAMRRSHIYCLHENDFWQMITICPTVRKIVLGHMASRMQELQVLSQQHEKLVALGTLSAGLAHELNNPVSAAHRAASQLQDTVKSLDAVTFKLIGQDLTESQLKQLLSFRQDAIEHVVQTDTQNSSDTLVQIDLEDELTQWLESHNVSDGWKLVPTLVAAGLNNQKLEAISERMATKTFSDVLVWLEATLSIIGQLKVLEQGTTRVSEIVKAIKDYSYMDRASLLKIDVHEGLENTLTILRYKLRKHNIVVTREYDQNLPQIHAHGSALNQVWTNLIDNAIDALGEQGEIWVRTTKDKDYIVVEIVDNGPGIPLAIQSRIFEPFFTTKEVGSGTGLGLEISYRIVVTQHNGEIRCFSQPGQTRFHIRLPIIHL
- a CDS encoding FAD-dependent oxidoreductase; translated protein: MAKPVILTLDDDLEVLQAIELDLRKEYGDRFRVVRSNSPKTALEVLQKLKLRNESAALFLVDQRMPQMSGVEFLEQAIEIFPLTKRVLLTAYADTNAAIRAINKAKIDYYLLKPWDPPEERLYPILNDLLEVWQACFRPPFEGVRVVGSRWSPRLYQIKDFLARNHVPYQWLNIESDEGDRLVSYTISSDTKCQALVIFPDGSHLVEPTNTQIAEKIGLKTRPKMPFYDLTIVGAGPAGLAAAVYGASEGLRTVLIEREAPGGQAGTSSRIENYLGFPGGVHGGDLAKRAVTQAQKFGTEILSPQEVIDVRLNGQYRLITLADGSQLSTHTLIIATGVSYRKFNIPGSEKLTGAGIYYGAAMTEALTCKGEDVFIVGAGNSAGQAAVYLSKYAGSVNLVVRGDSLKKSMSQYLIDQIEDIDNINVKVLTQVKEFIGEDKLEAISIFNSITGEVETLPTNALFSFIGAKPRTDWLQDIVERDEHGFILTGANAIRNGMSPKGWTIERDPFFLETNVPGIFAIGDVRCNSVKRVASAVGEGAIAVQLIHQYLASV
- a CDS encoding AGE family epimerase/isomerase is translated as MNQVTFPFSDLIAGYVTNFDSRKGAFGSFNLKTTDRREFEVALSANTYAELVRNLGEPYYDCTLQMREMLIADRYLFVYGTFYPENGEHKFEGKHIVFLGKTESEYAFEKQDWWINQVRNLANFYLKVQFEDGEIDYGKYRTNLGLVGTKEISTRQETDTISRLVYGFATAYLMTGDDRYLEAAEKGTEYLRDHFRFLDEGEGICYWYHAIDVQPDGREQKIFSSEFGDDYDAIPAYEQIYALAGPTQTYRITGDPSILNDTELTLNLFKRYFLDKTDKGGFYSHIDPITLSPHSSTLGHNRAKKNWNSVGDHAPAYLINLWLASGKKEYADLLEYTFDTIEKHFPDFDSSPFVQERFHEDWSHDTTWGWQQNRAVVGHNLKIAWNLMRMHHLKPKEKYVALAEKIADIMPAVGSDQQRGGWYDVVERILEPGQKTHRFVWHDRKAWWQQEQAILAYLILAGSLNNSEYQKLARESAAFYNAWFLDYADGGIYFNVLANGLPYLLGTERGKGSHSMSGYHSFELAYLACVYTNLLLTKKPMDLYFKPKPGAFKDNILRVQPDILPPGSVQIGEVWINGQAYSDFDAENLTVKLPSTQDEIKVRVRLLPTQVFFNATLLEVSGGTAKLSLSGLLDANAVGLLEEELQKATAHSIKRLVLQLEDLKSISSAGLRYLIFTKQKLGSNVDIYIVGANENVLGFLKKGAFCEGVTILEQYDAVELATV